From the genome of Cellvibrio japonicus Ueda107, one region includes:
- a CDS encoding putative bifunctional diguanylate cyclase/phosphodiesterase, with amino-acid sequence MEAFLLAALADNSPDLIYAKDTRGRFIFLNKTLMAVMGAQDLQDVLGKTDFDFNTPDNAQNYYQDDQTVIQSGQPLINREEPVVDRQSGRIRWLLTSKFPVFNDTGKTIGLVGIGRDITERKQSEEQIQYLATHDSLTALPNRFMFSKLLAVAIESARRHQRQLAVLFIDLDRFKNINDTLGHDAGDQLLITMANRFRTCLRTSDIVGRLGGDEFVILLPELESHDQAARVAQKILSAAIQPLDVHGQECRVTASIGICLYPEDAEDEQALMKNADIAMYRAKEEGKNNYQFYSPDLKVRSLERLMLENNLRKALERHEFFLHYQAKRNLKTGKIAGVEALVRWQHPELGTISPAHFIPLAEETGLIVHLGRWVLRAACTQGVIWQQQGLPPICIAVNLSARQFFDDNLINDIANALRESGLAPELLEMEITEGMIMQDAERAIRILTGIKALGVRLAIDDFGVGYSSLAHIKRFPIDTLKVDSSFIRDIPANREDRAITEAIIAMGKTLSLTVIAEGVETQEQENFLRDSACDQTQGYYFSKPVSPEEFTRFMLAHMVEAMVCSPPEKQFTH; translated from the coding sequence ATGGAAGCCTTTTTGCTGGCGGCACTTGCCGATAACTCACCCGACCTTATCTATGCCAAAGACACCCGGGGACGCTTTATTTTCCTCAACAAAACCCTTATGGCAGTGATGGGAGCGCAGGACCTGCAAGATGTTCTCGGCAAAACCGATTTTGATTTCAATACGCCCGACAACGCACAAAATTACTATCAGGATGACCAAACTGTTATCCAATCTGGCCAACCACTGATCAATCGCGAAGAACCTGTTGTCGACCGACAAAGCGGTCGTATCCGTTGGTTGCTAACCAGTAAATTCCCGGTTTTTAACGACACAGGTAAGACCATAGGCCTGGTGGGTATAGGGCGCGACATTACTGAACGCAAGCAATCGGAAGAGCAAATCCAATATCTGGCAACGCACGATAGCCTGACTGCCCTGCCCAACCGTTTTATGTTCAGCAAGCTGCTGGCGGTTGCAATTGAGTCGGCGCGTCGCCACCAACGCCAATTAGCGGTCTTGTTTATTGACCTTGATCGTTTCAAAAATATCAACGACACCCTGGGGCACGATGCTGGCGACCAGTTGTTAATTACCATGGCCAATCGCTTCCGCACCTGCTTGCGCACCAGTGATATTGTGGGGCGCCTGGGGGGTGATGAATTTGTCATCCTGTTACCGGAACTGGAAAGCCACGACCAGGCTGCCAGGGTCGCCCAGAAAATCCTCAGTGCCGCTATACAGCCTTTGGATGTTCACGGACAGGAGTGCCGGGTTACCGCCAGCATTGGTATTTGCCTTTACCCTGAGGATGCCGAGGATGAGCAAGCCCTGATGAAAAATGCAGACATCGCTATGTACAGGGCCAAAGAAGAAGGTAAAAACAACTACCAGTTTTACTCACCTGACCTCAAGGTTCGCTCACTGGAGCGCTTGATGCTTGAAAACAATCTGCGCAAAGCACTGGAGCGCCATGAGTTTTTCCTGCACTACCAGGCAAAGCGCAACCTCAAGACGGGCAAGATCGCAGGTGTCGAAGCCCTGGTGCGCTGGCAACATCCCGAGCTGGGCACCATTTCCCCGGCACACTTTATTCCGCTGGCTGAGGAAACCGGCTTGATTGTCCATCTGGGGCGCTGGGTATTAAGGGCGGCCTGTACCCAGGGAGTTATCTGGCAACAGCAGGGATTACCCCCCATTTGTATCGCAGTGAACTTATCAGCACGCCAATTTTTTGATGATAACCTGATTAATGACATCGCCAACGCACTGCGTGAATCAGGCCTGGCCCCTGAGCTTTTGGAAATGGAAATAACCGAGGGCATGATTATGCAGGACGCTGAACGCGCCATCCGCATCCTAACGGGCATCAAAGCACTAGGCGTCAGATTGGCGATTGATGATTTTGGTGTGGGTTATTCATCCCTTGCGCACATCAAGCGCTTCCCGATAGATACGCTGAAAGTGGATAGCTCGTTTATCCGTGACATCCCGGCTAACCGTGAAGACCGGGCCATCACCGAAGCCATTATTGCCATGGGCAAGACCCTGAGCCTGACCGTGATTGCCGAAGGCGTCGAAACACAGGAGCAGGAAAATTTCCTGCGCGACAGTGCCTGCGACCAGACCCAGGGATACTATTTCAGTAAACCGGTCAGCCCGGAGGAATTTACCCGATTTATGCTAGCGCACATGGTAGAGGCGATGGTTTGCTCCCCACCGGAAAAACAATTCACCCATTAA
- a CDS encoding peptidylprolyl isomerase, whose product MITLHTNYGDITIELDVEKAPKTSANFKQYAEEGFYDGTIFHRVIDGFMIQGGGFTEDFDQKTTREAIENEADNGLQNLTGTIAMARTNDPHSATAQFFINVKDNHFLNHSAKTSSGWGYCVFGKVTAGMDVVNKIKGVKTGSKSFHQDVPKEAVIIQKVSIA is encoded by the coding sequence ATGATTACCTTGCACACCAATTACGGCGACATCACTATCGAATTGGACGTCGAAAAAGCGCCGAAAACCTCAGCCAACTTCAAGCAATATGCGGAAGAAGGCTTTTACGATGGCACCATCTTTCACCGTGTTATTGATGGTTTCATGATTCAAGGGGGCGGGTTTACTGAAGACTTCGATCAAAAAACCACCCGCGAAGCCATTGAAAACGAGGCCGATAATGGCCTGCAAAACCTGACGGGCACAATTGCCATGGCTCGCACCAACGACCCGCACAGTGCAACGGCCCAGTTTTTTATCAATGTTAAAGACAACCACTTCCTCAACCACAGCGCTAAAACTTCATCCGGTTGGGGCTACTGTGTATTTGGTAAAGTCACGGCAGGTATGGACGTTGTTAATAAAATCAAAGGCGTAAAAACGGGCAGCAAGAGCTTCCATCAGGACGTACCTAAAGAAGCCGTGATTATCCAGAAGGTCAGCATCGCCTGA
- a CDS encoding LiaF transmembrane domain-containing protein encodes MSEQPTPEKSQESNNSSNQPPMKPAPSSNSNWALGLAIVAIGALLLARNLGVDFAFLKFHNWWAIFILLAAIAPLQQAISQYRRNGWGNAVANSLVAAGAIVMLALLFLLDLSLWTWWPAFLIVGGLLMVTSSKSN; translated from the coding sequence ATGAGTGAACAACCAACACCCGAAAAAAGCCAGGAATCTAATAACAGTTCAAACCAACCGCCGATGAAGCCTGCACCAAGCAGTAATTCCAACTGGGCCTTGGGATTGGCTATTGTGGCGATTGGTGCCTTGTTATTGGCGCGTAACCTGGGCGTTGATTTTGCATTTTTGAAGTTCCATAACTGGTGGGCCATTTTTATTTTGCTGGCGGCAATCGCCCCCTTACAACAAGCGATCAGTCAATACCGGCGTAACGGGTGGGGTAATGCTGTTGCCAATTCACTGGTGGCGGCAGGTGCAATTGTGATGCTGGCATTGTTATTTTTGCTGGATTTGTCGCTCTGGACCTGGTGGCCGGCATTCCTGATTGTGGGTGGTTTGCTAATGGTTACCAGTAGCAAATCAAACTAA
- a CDS encoding conjugal transfer protein TraF, which produces MKKTLISLALLATSGSVLATELYNGRLSGMAGAGYVTGGYSDGVLLNPSLVASHGAKDDFALVINAGALGSDKDDLIDGLDDLVDFTDYLQSATNLTEADADELKRLMANVDDKTLGATFGASTVLAIPNSIISAALILKATGTVGLLANIDDSDYELIDDRTNTNFDPEDLQSSVIGRGVVVKELGVALAKNVSPSDDYQLLVGITPKRIEVDTIVYEATVADYDEDDLDADDYTITGKTSGLDAGITYIKGNLRYGLTISNLSSKKFKSIAEGETFELATRTTAAIGYTGDWYKAEASVDLDAVPTFGLGGDTQIFRAGVEVSPLSWLQLRAGIQRDLEDTLPDAYSVGIGFSPFNVINIDLAGYSGSDETVGGAVQLGLRF; this is translated from the coding sequence ATGAAGAAAACCCTTATTAGCCTTGCTCTGCTAGCAACCAGCGGCAGTGTTTTGGCAACCGAGCTGTATAACGGTCGCCTGAGTGGTATGGCCGGTGCCGGTTATGTTACTGGCGGCTACAGCGATGGCGTCTTACTCAACCCCAGCCTTGTCGCCAGTCATGGCGCCAAAGATGACTTTGCGCTGGTGATTAATGCCGGCGCCTTGGGTTCCGACAAAGATGACTTAATTGACGGTTTGGATGATTTGGTGGACTTCACCGACTATCTGCAATCAGCCACCAACCTGACCGAAGCGGATGCTGATGAACTCAAACGTTTGATGGCCAATGTCGACGATAAAACCCTGGGCGCCACCTTCGGTGCCAGCACGGTTCTGGCAATCCCCAACAGCATCATTTCCGCCGCCCTGATCCTCAAGGCCACCGGGACTGTAGGCCTGCTGGCCAATATCGACGATAGCGATTACGAGCTGATCGATGATCGCACTAACACAAATTTCGACCCCGAAGACCTGCAATCTTCCGTGATTGGTCGCGGTGTGGTGGTTAAAGAGCTGGGCGTGGCACTCGCCAAAAACGTTTCCCCCAGTGATGATTACCAACTGCTGGTTGGCATTACCCCCAAGCGCATCGAAGTCGACACCATTGTCTATGAAGCCACAGTTGCTGATTATGACGAAGACGACCTCGATGCGGATGACTACACCATTACAGGTAAAACCAGTGGCTTGGATGCCGGTATCACCTACATTAAAGGCAACCTGCGCTATGGCTTGACCATCAGTAACCTGAGCAGTAAGAAATTCAAATCCATTGCCGAAGGCGAGACCTTTGAACTGGCGACCCGCACTACCGCCGCTATTGGTTACACTGGCGACTGGTATAAGGCGGAGGCGTCTGTAGACCTGGATGCGGTTCCTACCTTTGGCCTGGGTGGCGATACCCAGATTTTCCGTGCGGGCGTGGAGGTATCTCCCCTGAGCTGGTTGCAGCTGCGTGCCGGTATACAGCGCGATCTGGAAGATACGCTGCCGGATGCCTACTCAGTCGGTATCGGATTCTCGCCCTTTAATGTGATCAATATTGATCTGGCAGGCTACAGCGGCTCAGACGAAACCGTTGGCGGTGCCGTACAGTTGGGCCTGCGCTTCTAA
- a CDS encoding DNA polymerase III subunit delta' — MSDFPRHLYPWQLGEWQQLAQLIAARKLPHALMLAGPRGIGKRHFAEALAQLLLCQAPREGGACGQCRGCELNKAATHPDLLWLEPEEAGKAIKVDQVRELTDALGKTAQLSGYKVVVLEPAEAMNTNAANALLKSLEEPAANTLLILVSHTPSAVLPTIRSRCQLRAMAMPRQEQVVRWLSPLLVGRDIPADELLSAARGAPLIALSLLEGDALEQREQQLQQLTRMSLGQLSAIELAANWHTGDAPGLMEWFLGFLHTLARWRAGVDDPQAQRWPTELRERLQGVELSLLHRYLEKVLHAKRLLLSGANPNKQLLWEELLLDWGVVLRPPRRRAG, encoded by the coding sequence ATGAGCGATTTCCCCCGACATCTCTATCCCTGGCAATTGGGTGAGTGGCAACAGCTGGCGCAGTTGATTGCTGCGCGTAAGTTACCCCATGCCCTGATGTTGGCGGGGCCCCGGGGAATCGGTAAGCGTCATTTTGCCGAGGCCCTGGCGCAGCTGCTGTTATGCCAGGCTCCGCGCGAGGGTGGCGCTTGCGGCCAGTGTCGTGGCTGTGAACTTAACAAGGCGGCTACCCACCCGGACTTACTGTGGCTTGAGCCTGAGGAAGCCGGCAAGGCAATCAAGGTCGATCAGGTGCGGGAGTTGACGGATGCCCTGGGTAAAACGGCGCAGTTATCCGGCTATAAAGTGGTGGTGCTTGAGCCTGCCGAAGCGATGAACACCAATGCGGCCAATGCCCTGTTAAAGTCATTGGAAGAGCCTGCAGCCAATACCTTGTTAATCCTGGTTTCCCATACACCCAGTGCAGTCCTCCCCACTATTCGCAGTCGCTGCCAATTGCGCGCCATGGCCATGCCGCGCCAGGAGCAAGTCGTGCGCTGGTTATCGCCCCTGCTGGTTGGGCGTGATATTCCCGCCGATGAATTACTGTCGGCGGCGCGCGGTGCGCCGCTGATCGCCTTGTCCCTGTTAGAGGGGGATGCCCTGGAGCAGCGCGAGCAGCAGTTGCAGCAATTGACCCGCATGAGCCTTGGGCAGCTGTCGGCCATTGAGTTGGCAGCCAACTGGCATACCGGTGATGCACCGGGGTTGATGGAATGGTTCTTGGGGTTTCTCCATACCCTGGCGCGCTGGCGCGCCGGTGTGGATGATCCCCAGGCACAGCGTTGGCCCACTGAATTGCGTGAGCGCCTGCAGGGGGTAGAACTTTCCCTGTTGCATCGCTATCTGGAAAAGGTACTGCATGCCAAACGGTTGTTGCTGAGTGGTGCCAACCCCAACAAGCAATTATTGTGGGAAGAGCTGTTACTCGATTGGGGTGTGGTGTTACGGCCACCCCGGCGTCGCGCGGGCTGA
- a CDS encoding UDP-2,3-diacylglucosamine diphosphatase — protein sequence MNTLFISDLHLHSSRPQITRAFFDFLRQQTHHTQALYILGDFFDAWIGDDDDDPLPNAVAEQLKKLNSAGVAIFLMHGNRDFLLGNSYAQRAGATLIAEGTVIDLYGRPALLLHGDDLCTLDTDYMAFRQQVRNPDWQAQLLAQPLAARRALAAQLRAQSQAINNMKAESIMDVTPDEVVRVMEEAGVDLLIHGHTHRPARHPLTVQGRPAERIVLGDWHHQGWCLDASATGLALRNWDI from the coding sequence ATGAACACCCTGTTCATTTCAGACCTGCACCTGCACTCCTCGCGCCCGCAGATCACGCGGGCGTTTTTCGACTTTCTCCGGCAACAAACCCACCACACCCAAGCGCTCTATATCCTCGGTGATTTTTTTGATGCCTGGATTGGCGATGACGATGATGATCCCCTGCCCAATGCAGTCGCTGAGCAATTGAAAAAGCTCAACAGTGCCGGTGTTGCCATATTCCTCATGCACGGTAATCGCGATTTTTTGCTGGGTAATAGTTACGCTCAACGCGCAGGAGCAACACTGATTGCAGAGGGGACGGTGATTGATCTCTATGGCCGCCCTGCACTCCTGTTACATGGCGATGATCTGTGCACACTCGACACAGACTATATGGCATTTCGCCAGCAAGTCCGCAACCCGGACTGGCAGGCTCAATTGCTGGCCCAGCCACTGGCAGCACGTCGCGCCCTGGCAGCCCAGTTGCGCGCGCAAAGCCAAGCCATAAACAATATGAAAGCTGAATCCATTATGGATGTGACACCCGACGAAGTGGTTCGGGTGATGGAAGAAGCGGGTGTGGATTTGCTGATCCACGGGCATACCCATCGCCCTGCACGTCACCCCTTAACCGTTCAGGGACGCCCTGCAGAGCGAATTGTCCTGGGTGACTGGCATCACCAGGGCTGGTGCCTGGACGCCAGCGCAACAGGGCTTGCCCTGCGCAACTGGGATATATAA
- a CDS encoding dUTP diphosphatase gives MSAQAQQIRIMLELQDGMNTRVNADWHQQGYEWYRAIWVECAELMDHYGWKWWKKQSPDTDQVALELIDIWHFGLSILLQSGASLDEIIARIERELVIRTDEQDFRLDLEQFAAATLADKQFHIGLFARLMAGVSLSFDQLYRGYVGKNVLNFFRQDHGYKDGTYRKHWQDGREDNEHLVDAVKLLDASRADFKDALYLELKQRYIN, from the coding sequence ATGTCTGCACAGGCTCAACAAATTCGTATCATGCTCGAATTACAGGATGGCATGAACACCAGGGTGAACGCCGATTGGCACCAGCAAGGTTATGAATGGTATCGCGCTATTTGGGTAGAGTGTGCCGAGTTGATGGATCACTATGGTTGGAAGTGGTGGAAAAAACAGTCGCCGGATACGGATCAGGTAGCCCTGGAATTGATTGATATCTGGCACTTTGGCTTAAGTATTCTCTTACAGTCTGGTGCATCACTGGATGAGATTATTGCGCGCATTGAACGCGAGTTGGTGATACGAACCGACGAGCAAGACTTTCGCCTGGATTTGGAGCAGTTTGCAGCAGCGACGTTGGCCGATAAACAATTTCATATAGGCCTGTTCGCCCGTCTGATGGCAGGGGTTTCCCTGAGTTTTGACCAGCTTTATCGCGGTTATGTCGGTAAAAATGTATTGAATTTTTTCCGCCAGGATCATGGCTATAAAGACGGTACCTATCGCAAGCATTGGCAGGACGGTCGCGAAGACAACGAACATTTAGTGGATGCCGTTAAATTGTTGGACGCCAGCCGGGCAGATTTTAAGGATGCGCTCTACCTGGAGTTGAAACAACGTTATATCAATTAA
- a CDS encoding PilZ domain-containing protein — MQAIGGGARNGILSLTIKDKAVLYAAYMPFVTNGGLFIPTSKNYKLGDEVFMLLSLMDEPEKIPVAGKVVWVTPKGAQGNRAAGIGVQFSDQDNIAVSKIENYLAGMLNSDKPTHTM; from the coding sequence ATGCAAGCAATTGGCGGTGGCGCCCGTAACGGTATCCTTTCGCTCACCATCAAGGATAAGGCTGTGCTCTACGCCGCCTATATGCCGTTTGTGACCAACGGCGGGCTTTTTATCCCCACCAGCAAAAACTATAAGCTGGGCGATGAAGTGTTCATGCTGTTGAGCCTGATGGACGAACCGGAGAAAATCCCGGTAGCGGGTAAGGTCGTATGGGTTACTCCAAAGGGAGCCCAAGGCAATCGCGCGGCCGGCATCGGCGTACAATTTAGCGATCAGGACAACATTGCTGTGAGCAAGATTGAGAATTACCTGGCAGGCATGCTCAATTCTGACAAGCCGACACATACCATGTAA
- a CDS encoding pseudouridine synthase yields MTNAPLDILHLDDDLLIANKPSGLLTVPGKGPENQHCLYKQALAFNPNARIVHRLDQATSGIVMFPLNYPCLKQLTHQFEARAIHKRYLAVVHGLVGQDEGEVTLPLICDWPNRPRQKVCFEHGKSAHTRYKVIHRDQGLQQTRLELEPVSGRTHQLRVHMLSLGHPILGDRLYAPDEIIAQAPRLLLHAQELWLNHPISAQPLHIKAPACF; encoded by the coding sequence ATGACCAACGCCCCACTCGATATCCTCCACCTTGACGATGACCTGCTCATTGCCAATAAACCCTCGGGCCTACTCACCGTTCCCGGCAAGGGGCCGGAAAACCAGCATTGCCTCTACAAGCAAGCCCTGGCATTTAATCCCAATGCGCGGATTGTCCACCGCCTGGATCAGGCAACCTCCGGCATTGTGATGTTCCCCCTTAATTACCCTTGCCTTAAGCAGTTGACCCACCAGTTCGAGGCGCGCGCTATCCACAAGCGTTACCTGGCAGTCGTACACGGTTTGGTTGGGCAGGACGAGGGTGAAGTCACCCTCCCCCTGATTTGCGATTGGCCTAATCGGCCCAGGCAAAAGGTGTGCTTCGAACACGGCAAATCGGCCCATACACGCTATAAGGTCATCCACCGCGATCAAGGCTTACAACAGACCCGCCTGGAGTTGGAACCGGTAAGCGGCCGCACCCATCAATTGCGGGTACATATGCTCAGCCTCGGCCATCCTATTTTGGGTGATAGGCTTTACGCCCCTGACGAGATTATTGCCCAAGCCCCTCGCCTTTTGTTACACGCGCAGGAGCTTTGGTTAAACCACCCGATTTCCGCCCAGCCCTTGCATATTAAGGCGCCAGCCTGCTTTTAA
- a CDS encoding tRNA-(ms[2]io[6]A)-hydroxylase yields the protein MTSLAHIHQFLLCETPDAWIKNALDNQALLLLDHANCEKKAASTALTLMFRYVGDFDMMQKMSRLAREELRHYEQVMDIMEARGVSYDQITPGRYAGELRKLVRTHEPGRYIDTLIVGAIIEARSCERFAKLAPHLDDELQKFYLSLLKSESRHYEDYLKLAKRAAEGKDLSERIQQFLALEKQLIEGTDVEFRFHSGVLAA from the coding sequence ATGACCTCTCTTGCCCATATCCACCAGTTTTTATTGTGTGAAACACCAGACGCCTGGATTAAAAATGCCCTGGACAACCAGGCGTTGCTGTTGCTCGACCATGCCAATTGTGAAAAAAAGGCAGCGTCGACCGCGCTGACATTGATGTTTCGCTACGTAGGCGATTTTGACATGATGCAAAAAATGTCGCGGTTGGCGCGCGAAGAGCTGCGTCATTACGAGCAGGTCATGGATATCATGGAGGCGAGGGGCGTCAGCTATGACCAGATCACGCCGGGGCGCTATGCGGGTGAATTGCGCAAGTTGGTGCGTACCCATGAGCCGGGGCGTTATATCGATACCCTTATCGTGGGCGCGATTATCGAAGCGCGCTCTTGCGAGCGCTTTGCCAAATTAGCGCCACATTTGGATGATGAACTGCAAAAATTTTACCTGTCTTTGCTGAAGTCGGAGTCGCGCCACTATGAGGATTACCTCAAGTTAGCCAAGCGCGCCGCAGAAGGTAAGGATCTCTCTGAGCGTATCCAGCAGTTTTTGGCATTGGAAAAACAGTTGATTGAGGGAACCGATGTGGAGTTTCGCTTTCATTCGGGTGTGCTGGCGGCGTGA
- a CDS encoding malate dehydrogenase encodes MKAPVRVTVTGAAGQISYSLLFRIAAGDMLGKDQPVILQLLEITPALKALQGVAMELDDCAFPLLAGIVTTDDPSVAFKDSDYALLVGARPRGPGMERKDLLAANAAIFSVQGKAINDHASKNIKVLVVGNPANTNALIAQRNAPDISPRQFTAMTRLDHNRALSQLATKTGTSINNITKALIWGNHSSTQYPDLHNTLVDGKPALSLVDQAWYESDYIPTVQQRGAAIIAARGASSAASAANAAINHIRDWALGTPANDWVSMGVYSDGSYGIEKGLIYSFPCVCKNGDWEIVQGLDINEFSRAKMTATEKELQEERDAVKELLPA; translated from the coding sequence GTGAAAGCACCTGTAAGAGTTACCGTCACTGGCGCCGCTGGTCAAATCAGCTATTCGCTTCTGTTCCGTATCGCTGCTGGCGATATGTTGGGCAAAGATCAACCAGTAATCCTGCAATTACTGGAAATCACCCCGGCCCTCAAAGCGCTGCAAGGCGTGGCTATGGAGCTGGACGACTGTGCTTTCCCGCTGCTGGCCGGCATTGTTACTACTGACGATCCGTCAGTTGCCTTCAAAGATTCTGATTACGCATTGCTGGTGGGCGCGCGTCCACGCGGCCCGGGCATGGAGCGTAAAGACCTGCTGGCTGCTAACGCCGCCATCTTCTCTGTACAGGGTAAGGCCATCAATGATCATGCGTCCAAAAACATTAAAGTGCTGGTAGTCGGTAACCCTGCCAACACCAATGCCCTGATTGCCCAGCGCAATGCCCCGGACATCAGCCCACGCCAGTTCACTGCCATGACCCGCCTGGATCACAACCGTGCACTGTCACAACTGGCTACCAAAACCGGTACCAGCATCAACAACATCACTAAGGCGCTGATTTGGGGTAATCACTCCTCTACCCAGTATCCTGACCTGCACAACACCCTGGTAGATGGCAAGCCAGCACTGAGCCTGGTGGACCAAGCCTGGTACGAAAGTGACTACATCCCCACCGTACAACAACGCGGTGCTGCCATTATCGCTGCACGCGGTGCTTCTTCAGCCGCATCTGCCGCTAACGCTGCAATCAACCACATCCGCGATTGGGCCCTGGGTACTCCAGCAAACGATTGGGTGAGCATGGGTGTTTACAGCGATGGTTCTTACGGCATTGAAAAAGGCCTGATTTATTCTTTCCCTTGTGTATGCAAAAACGGCGACTGGGAAATTGTGCAAGGCCTGGATATCAACGAATTTTCGCGCGCAAAAATGACTGCAACTGAAAAAGAATTGCAGGAAGAGCGCGATGCAGTGAAAGAGTTGTTGCCAGCGTAA
- the tmk gene encoding dTMP kinase: MQSGKFLTMEGTEGVGKSTNLAFVRAWLEARGIELIVTREPGGTPLAEEIRNLLLAKRTEPVDETAELLLVFAARAQHLAQVIKPALARGAWVLSDRFTDATYAYQGGGRGLSLAIIEQLENLVQQQLRPDLTLVLDIDVQKGLERASQRAELDRFESESLAFFERVRAAYHSRAAMAPERYTLIDAGQSLERVQQDIAARLEQLIQA, encoded by the coding sequence ATGCAATCTGGCAAATTTCTCACCATGGAAGGCACCGAAGGTGTTGGAAAAAGCACCAATCTGGCTTTTGTACGCGCTTGGCTGGAAGCGCGCGGCATCGAATTAATAGTCACCCGCGAGCCGGGCGGGACCCCCTTGGCAGAGGAAATCCGCAACCTGCTGCTCGCTAAACGTACAGAGCCCGTGGATGAAACGGCAGAGTTGTTACTGGTATTCGCCGCGCGAGCCCAGCATTTGGCGCAAGTGATTAAACCTGCACTGGCGCGTGGCGCCTGGGTATTGAGTGATCGGTTTACCGATGCTACCTATGCTTACCAGGGCGGGGGACGAGGTTTGAGCCTGGCGATTATCGAACAACTGGAGAACCTGGTGCAGCAGCAATTGCGTCCCGATTTGACCCTGGTGTTGGATATTGATGTGCAGAAAGGGCTGGAGCGCGCAAGCCAGCGTGCTGAGCTGGATCGCTTCGAAAGTGAAAGCCTGGCATTTTTTGAACGGGTGAGGGCTGCATACCATTCGCGTGCTGCTATGGCTCCGGAGCGCTATACGCTGATTGATGCGGGGCAGTCCCTTGAGCGGGTACAACAGGATATTGCAGCGCGATTGGAGCAACTGATTCAGGCGTGA
- a CDS encoding TatD family hydrolase has translation MIVDSHCHLDRLNLAAYDGNLDEAVAAAHARGIQQMLCIGISLENIPTVIDIARRYPGVVASVGVHPCDVKEGTASVEQLKTWAAQPKVVALGETGLDYHYETESKALQHESFAMHLHVGKEVGLPIVVHTREARADTLALIREHGSLEHSGVLHCFTEDWAMARAALDLNYYISISGIVTFKNAEQIREVVQQMPLDRLLVETDSPYLAPVPYRGKPNEPKYVREVAQFIADLRGMPLEQLAEITTTNFYRLFTRAEQYLPH, from the coding sequence ATGATTGTTGATTCCCATTGTCACCTCGATCGATTGAACCTGGCCGCCTACGACGGCAACCTGGATGAAGCTGTGGCCGCTGCCCATGCACGGGGTATCCAGCAGATGCTGTGTATTGGTATCAGTCTGGAAAATATCCCTACAGTTATCGATATTGCCCGACGCTATCCCGGGGTTGTCGCCTCTGTGGGTGTACATCCCTGTGATGTCAAAGAGGGGACTGCCAGTGTTGAGCAACTAAAAACCTGGGCGGCACAACCCAAGGTGGTTGCCCTGGGGGAGACCGGGCTGGATTATCACTACGAAACCGAAAGCAAGGCATTGCAACACGAGAGCTTTGCCATGCATTTGCACGTTGGTAAAGAAGTTGGCTTGCCGATTGTTGTCCATACCCGCGAGGCGAGGGCAGATACCCTGGCGCTGATTCGCGAACACGGCAGCCTGGAACACAGCGGCGTCCTGCATTGCTTTACCGAGGATTGGGCAATGGCCAGGGCGGCGCTGGATTTGAATTACTACATTTCTATCTCCGGCATAGTGACCTTTAAAAATGCCGAGCAGATTCGCGAGGTAGTACAGCAGATGCCACTGGATCGCTTGTTGGTGGAGACCGATTCCCCCTATTTGGCGCCAGTGCCCTATCGCGGCAAACCCAACGAGCCCAAGTATGTGCGTGAAGTCGCACAGTTTATTGCCGATTTGCGCGGTATGCCACTGGAACAGCTGGCAGAGATCACCACCACCAATTTCTATCGTCTGTTTACCCGGGCCGAACAGTATTTACCTCATTAA